From Paraburkholderia sabiae, a single genomic window includes:
- the kdpF gene encoding K(+)-transporting ATPase subunit F yields the protein MNWILWLSGAATALLFAYLVYALLRAEDIE from the coding sequence ATGAACTGGATCCTCTGGCTCTCGGGGGCGGCCACCGCGCTGCTGTTCGCTTATCTCGTCTATGCGCTGCTGCGCGCGGAGGACATTGAATGA
- a CDS encoding potassium ABC transporter ATPase — MDVLYVGGIALFAALTFGLIAGCEKLTRVGRGQGARS, encoded by the coding sequence ATGGATGTGCTGTACGTCGGGGGCATCGCGCTATTCGCTGCGCTGACCTTTGGATTGATCGCCGGGTGCGAGAAGTTGACGCGCGTCGGCCGTGGTCAGGGAGCGCGCTCATGA